A single genomic interval of Ketobacter sp. MCCC 1A13808 harbors:
- the tnpA gene encoding IS66 family insertion sequence element accessory protein TnpA, with protein MKTNDTPDTQSPDWPKLLAAWKRSTLSGAEFCKRRGLTYHQFIYWKRKLGKSVSSSGQPKQSSFVKVKSLPAVTATEGLTITLPGGILIEGVNESNVSVLRGILEQL; from the coding sequence ATGAAAACCAACGACACTCCTGATACCCAAAGCCCTGACTGGCCGAAACTGTTGGCGGCCTGGAAGCGATCCACGCTCAGCGGTGCTGAATTTTGCAAGCGACGGGGTCTGACTTATCACCAGTTTATCTATTGGAAACGCAAGCTCGGCAAATCGGTTTCCAGTTCCGGGCAGCCTAAGCAAAGCTCCTTTGTTAAAGTAAAATCACTGCCTGCAGTTACCGCTACCGAAGGGCTTACTATTACTCTGCCAGGAGGCATCCTCATTGAAGGCGTGAATGAGTCCAATGTCAGTGTGTTGCGTGGCATTCTGGAGCAGCTATGA
- the tnpB gene encoding IS66 family insertion sequence element accessory protein TnpB (TnpB, as the term is used for proteins encoded by IS66 family insertion elements, is considered an accessory protein, since TnpC, encoded by a neighboring gene, is a DDE family transposase.) → MRPRYLRPALETPEIYLHRDPIDFRKQALGLALLVEQALGHNPFSGALYVFRNRRGDKIKCLLWEDNGFVLHYKALAEEKFRWPKSEHELVMLTGQEINWLLDGYDLSVMRGHKILHYQSVG, encoded by the coding sequence ATGAGACCACGCTATTTACGCCCGGCGCTGGAGACGCCTGAGATTTATCTGCACCGGGATCCAATCGACTTTCGCAAGCAGGCGCTGGGTCTTGCCCTGTTGGTGGAGCAGGCGCTGGGCCATAATCCCTTCAGCGGTGCCCTGTATGTCTTCCGCAATCGACGCGGCGATAAAATCAAGTGCCTGCTCTGGGAAGATAACGGTTTTGTCCTGCATTACAAGGCGCTGGCGGAAGAGAAATTCCGTTGGCCCAAGAGCGAGCACGAGCTTGTGATGCTCACCGGCCAGGAGATCAATTGGCTATTGGATGGCTATGATCTGTCGGTGATGCGGGGCCATAAAATCTTACATTATCAATCCGTCGGTTAG